The Methanosphaera cuniculi sequence AATTATGTAAAAATTATCTTTTTTAATGTAAAATATGGAAAAATTTATTAAATAAATGTTAATTTTTTAACAAAAGGATTTATATTAAATAAAATATATAATTATTAATAATGATAATTACTTTTTTCTATAAAAACTAGAAAAAATCAAACATAAAAAAAATAAAGGAAAAAAATATGAAACAAAACGATACTGAAAAAATAAAACAAACAAGTCAAATAATAGAAAAATTAAGAAAAACTAACCCACTAATAGACTGTATAACAAATTATGTAACAGTAAATGACTGTGCAAATGCAGTACTAGCACTAGGTGCATCACCTGCAATGTCAACAGAAGAACTAGAAGCAATAGAATTTACACAAATATCTAATGCAGTAGTTATAAATATGGGATCACCCTTACAAATAAATCTAACAACAATGCAAATGGTAGCAGTAGAAGCTAAAAAAACAAACACACCACTAATACTAGATCCTGTAGCAGTAGGTGTAACATCACTAAGAAATCAAACAACACAGAATCTTATAAAACTAGCAACACCTAATATAATACGAGGAAACATGTCTGAAATAAAAGCAATAGGACAACTATTTAACATAACACAAACAGACTCTAAAGCTAAAGGTGTAGATGTAGCAGAAGATGATATAATAAGTGATGAAAATGTTGAAGAAAACGCATATCTAGTTGCAAAAATAGCAAAAGAATTAGAAACAACAATAGCAGTATCAGGAGTAATGGACATCATCACAAATGGGGATGAAATATACTTAGTAGATAATGGAAATGAAGTAATGTCACAAATAACAGGAACAGGATGTATGCTAACATGTATTATGGGAGCATATTCAGCTGTAGTAAATCCACTAGATGCAGCAATAATAGCAACACTATCAATGACAATAGCAGGAGATCAAGCTCGCGATAAAATGATACAAAAAGATGAAGGATCAGCCTCATTTAGAACATACCTGATAGATGAACTATATAAAATGAATGCAGAAACAATAATAGAAAATGCAAAACTATACAAAATAAAATAAAAACACTACTTATGGGGGAGGAAATATTAATATGATAACAGCAGACTTTGCAATACTACCAGTTGGAATAGATGATACAGAACTTAAAGAATATGTAAGACGTGCTGTACAAGTTGTTAAAGATTCAGGATTAACATATCAACTAACAGCAATGGGAACACTAATTGAAGCTCAAAACTATGAAGAACTATATAAAACAATCGCAAAAGCACAACAAGCAGTATTTAAAGATGATATAAAACGAGTATATACAGTAATAAAAATAGATGATAGACGAGATCATGATGATCACACACTTAATGGAAAAGTTCAAAGAGTAGATGAAATACTAAAATAAACAATTTCTAATACACTTAAACTACTTTTTTTATTTTTTTTTAACTACTATAACATCAACACTAATTTTTTTTTATGAGAAACTTTAAAATTAATCATTTACTATAAATAATCATTTAACCTAATAAAAAATAAAAGTAAAACCCCTTTTTTTTATAAAGATAGGTGGTATGTAAAAATATGAAACTTAAAAAGAAACTTGAAATTATAGAAATTGATGATATACTCACAGTTAATAATTCATATCTATCTGATAATCTTAATCATTACATGAAAAGTATGTTATTTAATCTAAGAATAATCTTCAGACACAATATAGATGATAATCTTGAAGATCTAATAAAATTCTACTATAAAATTGAAGATATACTAACTAAAAATATAAAACTTGAAAATGAAGATATTAAAAAACTAATAACACAAACTACAAAAATAACACTAAATACAACAAATGTACATGGTATAAGTATTATCTATGAAAATACAGCAAAACTAATAGATGCATTATATAATGAACTTAAAACTCATACACATCCAGTTGCATTTAATGAATTAATTAACATTTTAAATAATACAACTGATGAAAATACAAAGATAAGTATAATAAAGCTACTTGAATCTAATTTTACATTAGAATACCAGCAGTATCTTGCTCGAATAAATCTTTAATCCTCATCTTCTTATTTTTTTTAAAATTTTTTAATGTGGCAAAAATATTTTATATCTATTTTTTAAAAGTAATGTATAATAATAAAATTTTTATGTGAAAGATTATAATGAAAAATAGTAAAAAAATATGCATACTATTTTTAATGACATTACTTTCAATATTTATCACAATGTCTGCTGTTTGTGCAACAGATATTAATGATACATCAAATATAAACTATGATACAACAAAAATATCAGAAATAACAACACATGATACATCTGATACTACTTTAAAACCAGAAAGTAATGAAAAAAAGATAGTGTCAAAAAAACCAACAAAAAATGAAAACAAAATCAACAAGAAAGAAGAATCAACCACACAAATAGAAACACCATCAGAGACTAACACAACAAAACCAGAAGAAGATATCAATACAAATAAAACATATAATCCAGTTAACTATGATGAACTATATTATGCAATAGAAGATATCAAGAAAAATCCACAAAAAACAAATACAATCAACCTAAAACCAGGAAACTACAACATAACAAAAACAATCAACCTAACTAACATAAACAGCACACTAACAATTAATGCAAATAACATTCTATTTGATGCAAATAAGACACAATTCATAACAATTGATAAAAATAACACACTACAACTAAATGACTTTAAAATTCGTTATGCAAATTCAACCAGAGGATCTGTAATATACAACAGAGGAAATCTTGAAATTAAAAACTCAATATTTCTAAATAACACAGCACAAAATGGAGCTGTAATATATAATGATCATGGAAATATAGTTATAGAAAACTCCTCATTTTCAAACAATATTGCAACAAATGGTGGATGTATATACAACAACAATGGAAAAATAACTATAAACAATTCATATTTTTCATTTAACAAAGCCCAACGTGGAGCAATAACATATAACATGGGTCAAAGCATCATAGAAAACACCACATTTAAAAACAACCATGCAACAATAAATGGTGGATGTAACTA is a genomic window containing:
- the thiM gene encoding hydroxyethylthiazole kinase, which codes for MKQNDTEKIKQTSQIIEKLRKTNPLIDCITNYVTVNDCANAVLALGASPAMSTEELEAIEFTQISNAVVINMGSPLQINLTTMQMVAVEAKKTNTPLILDPVAVGVTSLRNQTTQNLIKLATPNIIRGNMSEIKAIGQLFNITQTDSKAKGVDVAEDDIISDENVEENAYLVAKIAKELETTIAVSGVMDIITNGDEIYLVDNGNEVMSQITGTGCMLTCIMGAYSAVVNPLDAAIIATLSMTIAGDQARDKMIQKDEGSASFRTYLIDELYKMNAETIIENAKLYKIK
- a CDS encoding MTH1187 family thiamine-binding protein, with translation MITADFAILPVGIDDTELKEYVRRAVQVVKDSGLTYQLTAMGTLIEAQNYEELYKTIAKAQQAVFKDDIKRVYTVIKIDDRRDHDDHTLNGKVQRVDEILK